From Cydia fagiglandana chromosome 6, ilCydFagi1.1, whole genome shotgun sequence, the proteins below share one genomic window:
- the LOC134664905 gene encoding myeloid differentiation primary response protein MyD88-like produces MSEDVSYVSVCHFTSDALNILNRLNTRRLFPSTGPGKLPRDWRGLANLIGITAQDAESRHENMVKWILETWVQNAGEAALVHQLLRHLETIDRYDIRDDLQDLANANRLVNTEQKWTIERQMVLHCPVQENDQLLTMDDVDQGAPVEYDALVLYAADDQDFVDVMISNMSEIGFKLFTKHSLRPGAIPYGPMTELISSRCRHTILVYSPAFFKSLDDRFYTEYVHARNIEKKHTLIPCVYRECTLPPQFRYIFALYVSSTAYNFWDRLARSVDAGRTPRLLPTNSVRIQEVTSGSQLRLNGSQLKITNGPVPNGQIPNGAPAIQVNGQPSQYVTQPSSHTQASIPSEGCVSQHTTTTIALPDVPSTSLSVSVTSLTSLDSRRTESASLNDLSTKKKKKSFLKKLLKFPKKKKEVLLTTN; encoded by the exons ATGTCCGAAGACGTGTCTTATGTGTCGGTTTGCCATTTCACGAGTGACGCTTTAAACATACTGAATCGTCTGAATACAAGGAGATTATTCCCCAGTACTGGACCGGGTAAACTGCCCAG GGATTGGAGAGGCTTAGCCAATCTAATAGGAATAACAGCCCAAGATGCAGAAAGCAGACACGAGAACATGGTGAAGTGGATTCTGGAGACGTGGGTCCAGAACGCGGGGGAGGCGGCGCTGGTGCACCAGCTGCTGCGGCACCTGGAGACCATCGACAGATACGACATCAGGGACGACCTGCAGGACCTGGCCAATGCTAACAGGCTTGTCAACACTG AACAAAAATGGACCATAGAGCGCCAAATGGTGCTCCACTGTCCTGTCCAAGAGAACGACCAGCTGTTGACTATGGACGACGTGGACCAGGGCGCCCCGGTGGAGTACGACGCGCTGGTGCTGTACGCTGCTGACGACCAAGACTTTGTGGATGTCATGATCAGTAATATGTCCGAGATTGGGTTCAAA TTGTTCACAAAGCACAGCCTGAGGCCAGGCGCGATCCCCTACGGGCCCATGACGGAACTGATCAGCTCCCGATGTCGCCACACCATCCTCGTCTACTCGCCCGCCTTCTTCAAGAGTCTCGACGATCGCTTCTACACGGAGTACGTCCACGCCAGGAACATAG AGAAGAAACACACCCTGATCCCTTGCGTGTACCGCGAGTGCACGCTGCCGCCGCAGTTCCGCTACATATTCGCGCTGTACGTCTCCTCCACGGCGTACAACTTCTGGGACCGCCTCGCCCGGTCGGTCGACGCCGGCCGCACGCCTAG GCTACTCCCCACAAACTCAGTGCGAATCCAGGAGGTGACCAGCGGCAGCCAACTCAGGCTCAACGGCAGCCAGCTGAAGATCACCAACGGTCCCGTCCCCAACGGTCAGATACCCAACGGAGCACCCGCCATCCAGGTCAACGGTCAGCCTAGCCAGTATGTAACTCAACCTAGCAGCCATACTCAAGCTAGTATCCCATCAGAAGGGTGTGTGTCACAacatactactactactatagcTTTACCAGATGTACCGTCAACTAGCCTATCTGTTTCTGTGACATCTCTGACTTCGCTGGACTCGCGGAGAACGGAAAGTGCCTCTCTCAACGATTTAAGcacaaagaaaaagaagaagagtTTTTTAAAGAAGTTGTTAAAGTTtccgaagaagaagaaagaagtGTTGCTCACTACGAATTGA